The Miscanthus floridulus cultivar M001 chromosome 7, ASM1932011v1, whole genome shotgun sequence genome includes a region encoding these proteins:
- the LOC136464934 gene encoding protein FAR1-RELATED SEQUENCE 9-like: protein MTPWAMEKQCSVIYTHEVFSKFQEQIIATRDHCIIQGITECEDIKIVTISSLSRKERVVQLNKSDMFGRCSYKLYESYGIPCRHIIQVLRAEKQNKVPSIYIMKRWEKRCKMELFFDEEGNLLDEKPEDPMEVAMRKKISDSRNQFEDLIQMAKNSEQGMNFLFSSLSNLVEPLQKITPATRVNKQDEYESFLGSKIPNQVDIHPPNDIKSKGRCKRIKKSKEMKAASKGKSKRTCGKCKQVGDHDARTCPNNVVG, encoded by the exons ATGACACCATGGGCCATGGAGAAGCAATGTAGTGTGATATATACACATGAAGTTTTCAGTAAATTTCAGGAACAAATCATAGCTACAAGAGACCATTGCATTATTCAAGGCATTACAGAGTGTGAAGATATAAAAATTGTCACCATCAGCAGTCTATCTAGAAAAGAGCGAGTGGTTCAGTTGAACAAGTCAGACATGTTTGGTAGATGCTCCTATAAATTATATGAGTCCTATGGCATCCCGTGTCGTCATATCATACAAGTGCTTAGAGCTGAGAAGCAAAATAAGGTACCATCGATTTATATTATGAAGAGATgggagaaaagatgtaaaat GGAACTATTCTTTGATGAAGAAGGTAACCTGCTAGATGAAAAGCCTGAAGATCCTATGGAGGTGGCAATGCGGAAAAAGATTTCAGATTCACGAAACCAGTTTGAAGATCTTATCCAGATGGCCAAGAACTCTGAACAAGGGATGAACTTTTTATTTTctagtttatccaacctagtagaACCTCTCCAAAAGATCACGCCTGCTACGAGAGTTAATAAACAGGATGAGTATGAATCTTTCCTTGGTAGTAAAATTCCAAATCAAGTCGATATACATCCACCAAATGATATCAAGTCGAAAGGGAGATGCAAAAGAATTAAGAAGAGCAAGGAGATGAAGGCTGCAAGCAAGGGTAAAAGTAAACGGACATGTGGAAAATGTAAGCAAGTAGGGGATCATGATGCACGCACTTGCCCAAACAATGTTGTTGGCTGA